In one Thermodesulfobium acidiphilum genomic region, the following are encoded:
- a CDS encoding monovalent cation/H+ antiporter subunit D family protein produces MEYLPLIIILTPLLAIPLIFYSGERNKNLREFWSVLASVIMFLLVLSLLPSVLQGKDYHFTLFQLLPGISFSFRVDALGFLFAVGASFLWILTTFYSIGYMRGHKELNQTRYFSFFAVALSTTMGVAFSANLFSMFLFYEALTLATYPLVGHGTDEEAKRGSRKYVIYLLGAAKLLLVAAIVITYNLAGTLEFHYGGIFPQAAIAQKVLLSILYLMFIYGFAKCAIMPLHGWLPAAMVAPTPVSALLHAVAVVKTGVFTVLRVTLFIFGAQTLATLWGRDVAIFMAAFTITVASIIALTRDNLKARLAYSTISQLSYILLGAFMLTPSAIMGAIFHITTHAFAKITLFFCAGSIIVCSHKTEVSQLSGLAKRMPITMAAFFIGSLSMIGIPSSGGFISKWFLLNGTMEMHSTILLFVFLLSTVLNAGYFLPVAYKAFFEKEKVDAHSHHYTKNIIENPFMAVPLLITAVISILLGWFPGIFLHLARMVLAGF; encoded by the coding sequence ATGGAATATTTACCTCTGATAATAATATTAACGCCTTTACTTGCAATCCCGCTAATTTTTTATAGTGGTGAAAGAAATAAAAATTTAAGAGAGTTTTGGTCGGTACTTGCAAGCGTAATAATGTTTTTGCTTGTTTTGTCTCTCTTACCGTCAGTTTTACAAGGAAAAGATTATCATTTTACTTTATTCCAACTATTGCCCGGAATTTCATTCTCTTTTAGGGTTGACGCATTAGGGTTTTTGTTTGCTGTGGGCGCATCTTTCTTGTGGATATTGACAACTTTTTATTCTATTGGTTATATGCGAGGTCATAAAGAACTTAATCAAACAAGATATTTTTCATTTTTTGCAGTGGCCCTTTCTACCACAATGGGCGTAGCGTTTTCTGCCAATTTATTTTCTATGTTTCTTTTTTACGAGGCACTTACTCTTGCAACATATCCATTAGTCGGTCATGGGACTGACGAAGAAGCAAAAAGAGGTTCGAGAAAATATGTTATATATCTTTTGGGTGCTGCTAAGCTTCTTTTGGTTGCTGCAATTGTTATAACATATAATCTTGCAGGTACCTTAGAATTCCACTACGGTGGTATCTTTCCTCAAGCAGCTATTGCCCAGAAAGTTTTACTTTCAATTTTATATCTAATGTTTATATATGGTTTTGCAAAGTGTGCAATCATGCCGTTACACGGATGGTTGCCTGCTGCAATGGTAGCTCCAACCCCTGTTAGTGCGCTTTTGCACGCTGTGGCAGTTGTAAAGACAGGCGTCTTCACAGTACTTAGGGTTACGCTTTTTATATTTGGTGCACAGACTCTAGCTACTTTATGGGGAAGAGATGTAGCTATTTTTATGGCAGCATTTACTATTACTGTTGCTTCTATCATAGCTCTTACAAGAGATAATTTGAAAGCAAGACTTGCATACTCGACAATAAGCCAGCTATCATATATCCTTTTGGGTGCTTTTATGCTAACGCCTAGCGCAATTATGGGCGCTATTTTTCATATTACTACCCATGCTTTTGCTAAGATTACATTATTTTTCTGTGCAGGTTCTATAATTGTTTGTTCACACAAGACAGAGGTTAGCCAGCTAAGCGGTCTTGCGAAGAGAATGCCTATAACAATGGCTGCATTTTTTATAGGGTCTCTGAGCATGATAGGGATTCCCTCGTCGGGCGGGTTTATTTCAAAATGGTTTCTTTTAAACGGAACTATGGAGATGCATTCTACAATTCTTTTATTTGTATTCCTGCTTAGCACAGTATTGAATGCTGGATATTTCTTGCCTGTTGCTTATAAGGCTTTTTTTGAAAAGGAAAAAGTTGATGCTCACTCACATCACTATACGAAAAACATTATAGAAAATCCATTTATGGCTGTGCCATTGCTTATAACTGCTGTCATTAGTATTTTGTTAGGATGGTTTCCTGGCATATTTTTACATCTTGCAAGAATGGTTCTTGCTGGGTTTTAA
- a CDS encoding NADH-quinone oxidoreductase subunit C — protein sequence MTVEEILKIVKEEFKERVLSEEINFGQLSINVPKDDNTEVILFLKGHENLKFDHLADLCGVDYYKLRDVRYEVVYNLYSIKFKHRIRVKIQVPEDDMEVNSVTCIFKGANWHECECYDMFGIKFRGHPNLRRIFMPDNWVGHPLRKDYPLKGIGVWEDHEKLLKKIQDLSKYEVRRGG from the coding sequence ATGACTGTAGAAGAGATTTTAAAGATAGTGAAAGAAGAATTTAAAGAAAGGGTGTTATCTGAAGAAATTAATTTTGGTCAGCTCAGCATTAATGTTCCAAAAGATGATAATACTGAAGTCATTCTTTTTTTAAAAGGACACGAAAATTTAAAATTTGATCACTTAGCCGACTTGTGCGGGGTGGATTATTATAAATTAAGGGATGTTAGATATGAAGTAGTTTATAACCTATATTCTATTAAATTTAAACATAGGATCAGGGTGAAGATTCAGGTTCCAGAAGATGACATGGAAGTAAACAGTGTAACCTGTATCTTTAAGGGGGCAAATTGGCACGAATGTGAGTGCTATGATATGTTTGGTATAAAATTTAGAGGCCACCCTAATCTAAGGAGAATTTTTATGCCAGACAATTGGGTTGGGCATCCACTAAGGAAAGATTACCCTCTTAAGGGTATAGGGGTTTGGGAAGATCACGAAAAGCTTCTCAAGAAAATTCAGGACCTCTCTAAATACGAAGTCAGGAGAGGAGGGTAG
- a CDS encoding NADH-quinone oxidoreductase subunit D — protein sequence MGSMEIKDIKEQILTDQNVCMLPEIEDNLDTKEMILNMGPQHPATHGVLRLVLRLDGEEIVGMEPHIGYLHRGIEKLMESKTYAQALPLTDRLDYISSPANNTAYAIAIEKLFGIEAPIRAKFIRTIFCEMSRICSHLLWLATHALDIGAMTIFTYCFREREWLLDLFEMTVGARLLTNFARIGGVRCDISPEFVQSLREFTKVFPSKIQEYETLLTKNPIWMERTIGIAQISAEDALNWGLTGPCLRGSGVDYDLRRDQPYDAYPFVKFYVPTGKNGDVYDRYLCRMEELRQSNEIIKQLLDQLPDGETVSDDTPDLVIPTPPRQIEAVGSVASAFITLSKERKMINTGDLYSAVEVPKGELGIYVVSDGSGKPYRLRLRTPSFVHISAMPVLSIGHMVADIIAIIGSIDIVLGESDK from the coding sequence ATGGGGAGCATGGAGATAAAAGATATTAAAGAACAGATTTTGACTGATCAAAACGTTTGTATGCTTCCAGAAATTGAGGATAATCTCGATACGAAAGAAATGATTCTGAACATGGGTCCTCAGCACCCTGCAACTCACGGTGTGCTTAGATTAGTGCTTAGACTTGATGGAGAAGAAATAGTTGGTATGGAACCTCATATAGGTTATTTACACAGAGGGATAGAAAAGTTAATGGAATCTAAGACCTATGCTCAAGCACTTCCTCTTACGGACAGATTAGATTATATATCAAGCCCTGCCAACAACACCGCTTATGCTATTGCTATTGAGAAACTGTTTGGGATTGAAGCTCCTATTAGGGCGAAATTTATAAGAACTATATTCTGTGAGATGTCAAGGATATGTAGTCATCTTTTATGGCTTGCTACTCATGCACTCGATATAGGAGCAATGACGATCTTTACCTATTGCTTTAGGGAAAGAGAATGGCTTTTGGATCTCTTTGAAATGACTGTGGGTGCGAGGCTTCTTACAAATTTTGCGAGGATTGGTGGGGTAAGATGCGATATTAGCCCTGAATTCGTTCAAAGTTTGCGAGAATTCACAAAAGTATTTCCTTCAAAGATACAAGAATACGAGACGCTTCTTACCAAGAACCCTATATGGATGGAGAGAACTATTGGCATTGCACAAATTTCAGCCGAAGACGCTCTTAACTGGGGTCTTACCGGTCCTTGTCTTAGAGGTTCAGGAGTCGATTATGACCTTAGAAGGGATCAACCTTATGATGCGTATCCTTTTGTAAAATTTTATGTTCCAACAGGTAAAAATGGAGACGTTTACGATAGATATCTTTGCAGGATGGAAGAGTTAAGACAGTCTAATGAGATAATAAAACAACTTTTAGATCAACTCCCAGATGGGGAGACAGTTAGCGACGATACTCCAGATTTAGTAATTCCAACGCCGCCAAGACAGATTGAAGCAGTTGGAAGCGTTGCAAGTGCTTTTATTACTCTCTCAAAAGAAAGAAAGATGATAAATACTGGTGATTTGTATAGTGCAGTAGAGGTGCCAAAGGGTGAACTTGGCATTTATGTTGTAAGCGATGGTTCCGGGAAACCATACAGATTAAGGCTTAGAACTCCTTCTTTTGTCCACATTTCTGCAATGCCAGTTTTGTCCATCGGACACATGGTAGCAGATATTATCGCAATTATAGGTTCTATTGATATTGTATTAGGGGAGTCGGATAAATGA
- a CDS encoding NADH-quinone oxidoreductase subunit N — protein sequence MMMFKVIAPELFLIACSIFIFLSALFIKNRRTFSILAILGLLITGVWKYSLRASIFNSSFSVDSIDVLGSWIIILIAIYVILISIDDVAIPTTSYGEFLTLILTSVVGMLFMIGSRDLIILYLGLETLSLSLYILCSFYRKDKLSSEAGLKYYLMGTVATAILLYGIALIYGATGTTDFYNIAKSLSYAKVLTDPMFIVGVIAVIITFSFKSSVIPFHAWTPDTYQGAPTPITAFLATAPKTALLLAFGRFFIGSLVPIWVEPKTVLIVLSILTMVGGNLLALSQENVKRMLAFSSVSHVGYMLLGIIVGTQEGLSAILTYLIAYAIMNLGAFGVVFMLKNGDDMSTYNGLAKRYPYLAGIMMIFMFSLAGIPPTVGFIAKFQLFLAAVNAGFTSLVIVAVLMTITSAFYYLRIVMNMYMKEPDVETEVVSSDFTKGLVLSLSILVIVLGTLPSIFIH from the coding sequence ATGATGATGTTTAAAGTTATTGCTCCTGAACTGTTTTTGATTGCGTGTTCAATATTTATTTTTCTTTCAGCCCTTTTTATAAAAAATAGAAGAACCTTTTCAATTCTTGCAATATTAGGGCTCTTAATAACTGGGGTCTGGAAGTACTCTTTGCGCGCTTCGATATTTAATTCATCTTTTTCAGTAGATTCAATTGACGTTTTGGGTAGCTGGATCATTATTTTGATAGCTATTTATGTAATACTGATTTCAATAGATGACGTTGCAATACCCACTACCAGTTACGGAGAGTTTTTAACGCTTATACTAACTTCTGTGGTAGGGATGCTTTTTATGATAGGCTCAAGAGACTTGATAATATTGTATTTAGGCCTTGAGACCTTGTCTTTGTCTCTTTATATACTATGTTCTTTTTATAGGAAGGACAAACTTTCAAGTGAGGCAGGGCTTAAATATTATCTAATGGGAACGGTTGCAACTGCTATTTTGCTATATGGAATAGCGCTCATTTATGGCGCTACGGGTACTACAGATTTTTACAATATAGCAAAGTCTTTATCCTATGCCAAAGTTTTAACGGATCCTATGTTTATAGTAGGTGTTATAGCAGTGATTATAACCTTTAGTTTCAAGTCTTCTGTAATACCCTTTCATGCTTGGACTCCGGATACCTATCAAGGGGCACCAACTCCAATAACTGCATTTCTTGCTACAGCTCCGAAGACTGCTTTATTGTTGGCTTTTGGTAGATTTTTTATTGGAAGTTTGGTACCAATCTGGGTTGAGCCGAAAACAGTGCTTATTGTTTTGTCCATACTTACAATGGTAGGCGGTAATCTCTTAGCACTTTCACAGGAGAATGTAAAGAGAATGCTAGCATTTTCGTCTGTATCACACGTAGGCTATATGCTTCTTGGGATAATTGTTGGGACTCAAGAGGGGCTAAGCGCAATTCTTACATACTTGATTGCGTATGCAATTATGAATCTTGGAGCATTTGGTGTAGTATTTATGTTGAAGAATGGTGATGACATGTCTACTTACAATGGACTTGCAAAAAGATATCCGTATCTTGCTGGAATAATGATGATATTTATGTTCTCCCTTGCAGGAATTCCACCAACAGTAGGCTTTATTGCAAAATTTCAGCTTTTTTTGGCAGCTGTGAACGCTGGCTTTACATCACTGGTAATTGTTGCTGTTTTGATGACTATAACAAGTGCGTTTTACTATCTTAGG
- a CDS encoding NADH-quinone oxidoreductase subunit A, producing MTPGSYVPTGYLPVLFMMIAAFLFAVGILVFGSFFRLKRRYSESLIPYESGNDPIGETGERFSVKFYVIAMLFVVFDVEIAFLYPWAINFDDISSVAMISVLIFIAILIAGYIYDWKKGAFDMYHRRKRQ from the coding sequence ATGACGCCGGGTTCATATGTTCCTACAGGATACTTACCAGTCTTATTTATGATGATAGCTGCTTTTCTTTTTGCAGTTGGGATCTTGGTTTTTGGAAGTTTTTTTAGATTAAAGAGAAGATATTCTGAATCGTTGATACCATACGAATCAGGAAACGATCCGATAGGAGAAACGGGTGAGAGATTTTCAGTAAAATTTTACGTTATTGCTATGCTATTTGTTGTATTTGACGTTGAAATTGCATTTCTTTATCCCTGGGCAATAAATTTTGACGACATTTCTTCTGTAGCCATGATTAGTGTACTGATATTTATAGCAATACTTATTGCCGGCTATATTTATGACTGGAAGAAGGGTGCATTCGATATGTATCATAGGAGGAAGAGGCAATGA
- the nuoI gene encoding NADH-quinone oxidoreductase subunit NuoI — MRIQKLIRDVLLVEWFRGLSVTFRTMLKKPVTRLYPHVKRQPFPGFRGRQALVRDPDKLKERCIMCLRCKTVCPSNCIKIEVGKDENNARVLKEYSIDATRCIYCGYCVEVCPVNALVLTEEYEYLGDKRSDLLFNKEKLLSNWDEFLANYPGEFYFNKFWRPPGMPEKMLTPQKRNEKPIEIKKKNEEIAS, encoded by the coding sequence ATGAGGATACAAAAATTAATTAGAGATGTACTTTTAGTAGAATGGTTCAGGGGTCTTTCTGTAACTTTTAGAACTATGCTGAAAAAACCTGTTACTAGGCTTTATCCACATGTAAAGAGACAACCATTTCCAGGTTTTAGAGGCAGACAAGCTCTCGTAAGAGATCCGGATAAACTCAAAGAGCGCTGTATTATGTGCTTGAGGTGTAAAACTGTCTGTCCATCAAATTGCATAAAGATTGAAGTGGGCAAAGATGAAAATAACGCAAGAGTATTAAAAGAATATTCTATAGATGCCACCAGATGTATTTATTGTGGCTATTGCGTGGAGGTTTGTCCGGTAAATGCACTTGTTCTAACTGAAGAATACGAATATCTTGGGGATAAAAGGTCTGATCTATTGTTTAACAAGGAAAAACTTCTTTCTAATTGGGATGAGTTTTTAGCTAATTATCCTGGAGAATTTTATTTCAACAAGTTTTGGAGGCCACCTGGAATGCCAGAAAAGATGCTTACCCCCCAAAAGAGAAATGAGAAACCAATCGAAATTAAGAAAAAGAATGAGGAGATTGCATCATGA
- a CDS encoding Na(+)/H(+) antiporter subunit D, which yields MTISFIPPFLIFLIGSFFALFLRGKVLKWWIIIVPAVALFNAFILPKGFVYNIHFIGLDLAPVRIDQLSYVFGLIFCIISLLNSIYAYGLDDYRHHVAALLTEAAALGVVFAGDYFSLFFFWEIKALSTSYLVAIGGREDSLKASFRYLLMHVTGGVFLLGGILLHFHQTGSIAFNYLGLTNLASLLILIGFGINAVFPLLHTWLPDAYPQASYAGTVVLSAFTTKSAVYTLARAFPGTEILIIAGVIMTAFPIFFAVIENDMRKVLSYSLINQVGFMVTGIGIGTELSLNGTVAHAFAHILYKALLFMSMGAVLKQTGKIKATELGGLFRTMPWTLTFCIVGAASISGVPLTSGFVSKSMIVAASAHQGLTIAWFLLLFASAGVFHHSGIKIPFFAFFSHDSGLRPKEAPFHMLLAMGIAAFLCIAIGVYPWALYSILPYPVHYIPYAPNHVMEMVELLGFSALAFTLLMLSGIYPPEMRAINLDFDWFYRRGLQLFMYIDRKVLVEFEDRIVNTAYEWLFLNPMMAFAKFFKGVDTYVVDGTVNGSARSTYSVSKTLRKLQTGNLQDYMILFVIGILILACVIILLRGGI from the coding sequence ATGACAATTAGCTTCATACCACCATTTTTGATATTTTTGATCGGTTCGTTTTTTGCGCTTTTTCTTAGGGGCAAAGTCTTGAAGTGGTGGATAATTATTGTTCCGGCTGTAGCTTTATTTAATGCCTTCATATTGCCAAAAGGCTTTGTTTATAACATACACTTTATTGGACTTGATCTAGCTCCAGTAAGAATAGATCAACTTTCATATGTTTTTGGGTTAATATTTTGTATTATAAGTTTGCTAAACTCTATTTATGCCTATGGACTTGATGATTATCGTCATCACGTAGCAGCACTTTTGACAGAGGCTGCTGCTCTGGGAGTGGTATTTGCTGGGGATTATTTTTCGTTGTTTTTCTTTTGGGAAATAAAGGCTTTGTCCACGTCTTACCTGGTGGCAATAGGCGGGAGAGAGGATTCTCTAAAGGCTTCATTTAGATATCTTTTGATGCATGTAACAGGCGGAGTTTTTTTATTGGGTGGGATACTTCTTCATTTTCATCAAACAGGTTCAATTGCATTTAATTATCTGGGCTTAACGAATTTAGCATCTTTGCTCATTTTGATTGGGTTTGGTATAAATGCGGTATTTCCACTTTTACACACATGGCTTCCAGATGCTTATCCACAGGCAAGCTATGCTGGTACTGTGGTGCTCAGTGCATTTACAACAAAATCTGCAGTTTATACTCTTGCAAGAGCTTTTCCAGGAACAGAAATATTAATTATTGCAGGTGTAATAATGACAGCTTTTCCAATATTCTTTGCAGTCATTGAAAACGATATGAGAAAAGTTCTTTCTTACTCTCTAATTAACCAGGTTGGATTTATGGTAACCGGAATAGGGATAGGAACTGAACTTTCTCTGAATGGAACTGTAGCTCATGCGTTTGCCCACATACTGTATAAGGCGCTTCTATTTATGTCTATGGGTGCAGTTTTGAAACAGACAGGAAAGATAAAGGCTACTGAATTAGGCGGTTTATTTAGGACAATGCCATGGACTTTAACTTTTTGTATTGTTGGGGCAGCATCCATATCCGGTGTTCCTCTAACGAGTGGCTTCGTAAGCAAGTCTATGATAGTTGCGGCATCTGCACATCAAGGTCTTACTATTGCGTGGTTTTTGCTTTTGTTTGCTTCTGCTGGTGTTTTCCATCACTCTGGTATTAAGATCCCATTTTTTGCATTTTTTTCACATGATTCAGGCTTGAGACCTAAAGAAGCACCATTTCATATGCTACTTGCTATGGGAATAGCTGCATTCCTTTGTATAGCAATAGGGGTTTACCCATGGGCACTTTATTCCATACTTCCATACCCAGTTCACTATATCCCGTATGCTCCAAATCATGTGATGGAGATGGTTGAATTATTAGGATTTTCTGCCCTTGCATTCACCTTACTTATGTTATCAGGTATCTATCCGCCAGAAATGAGGGCTATAAATCTTGATTTTGATTGGTTTTATAGAAGGGGTTTACAATTATTTATGTATATTGATAGGAAGGTATTGGTTGAATTTGAAGATAGAATAGTAAATACAGCATATGAATGGCTATTTTTGAATCCTATGATGGCTTTTGCAAAGTTTTTTAAGGGAGTTGATACATATGTTGTTGACGGGACAGTAAACGGTAGTGCAAGGTCAACTTATTCGGTAAGCAAGACTTTGAGAAAACTTCAAACAGGAAACTTGCAGGATTACATGATCCTGTTTGTTATCGGGATACTTATTCTTGCCTGTGTAATTATATTATTGAGAGGGGGGATTTAG
- a CDS encoding complex I subunit 4 family protein: protein MNFPILSLILLIPVIGAILILFMKNPTLIKSTAMLVALIDFFISLPLWFLFDKNSHAMQFVEVYPWIPFINAKYAVGVDGISVLFVLLSTLITVISVSVSWKAIDKKVKEFFIMILLMETSMIGVFVSLDLLLFYAFWEAMLIPMFLLIGVWGGPNRVYASIKFVLFTFAGSVLMLVSILVLYFTGGHTFDILELMKLNLPLNMQIFLFIAFTLAFAVKVPMFPLHTWLPDAHTEAPTAGSVILAGVLLKLGAYGFLRFSMPFFPEATMMFLSLLQVLSVVAIVYGAFVTLKQTDLKRLIAYSSVSHMGFVTLGLFTLTQIGMLGGILQMINHGIVTGALFCLVGMIYERTHTRQIADYGGLKPTLPIFILFYTFFTLAAIGLPGTNSFMGEFLILCGAFLRFIPLGAFAVLGIILGTTYMIWLYYRVAYGNLNEKIKDLIYDLGPREILTLVPLLLLVLYIGFQPGVFTSYMQSSVSHLIATKFSSSMIAHTTLPLVGWLR from the coding sequence ATGAACTTTCCTATATTGTCTCTTATTCTTTTAATACCTGTTATTGGTGCCATTCTTATATTGTTTATGAAAAATCCAACGCTCATAAAATCAACTGCAATGCTGGTAGCGTTGATAGACTTTTTCATCTCTCTTCCCCTTTGGTTTTTGTTTGATAAGAATTCTCACGCTATGCAATTTGTAGAGGTTTATCCCTGGATACCATTTATAAACGCAAAGTATGCTGTAGGTGTAGATGGGATATCAGTTTTGTTTGTTTTGTTGTCGACTCTTATTACTGTAATAAGCGTAAGTGTTTCCTGGAAAGCAATAGACAAAAAGGTAAAAGAGTTTTTTATAATGATTCTTCTTATGGAAACTTCAATGATTGGGGTTTTCGTATCTCTGGATCTTTTACTTTTCTATGCTTTTTGGGAGGCTATGCTTATCCCGATGTTTTTACTAATTGGAGTTTGGGGTGGCCCGAACAGAGTTTATGCATCAATTAAATTTGTTTTATTTACTTTTGCTGGCTCTGTGTTGATGCTTGTATCCATCTTGGTATTATATTTTACAGGTGGGCATACGTTTGACATCCTTGAATTAATGAAGCTCAATCTGCCATTAAACATGCAAATATTTTTGTTTATTGCCTTTACTCTTGCTTTTGCTGTGAAGGTTCCTATGTTTCCTCTTCACACATGGCTACCGGATGCTCATACTGAAGCCCCCACAGCAGGAAGCGTAATACTTGCTGGCGTATTGCTTAAACTTGGAGCATATGGATTCCTAAGATTTTCTATGCCATTTTTTCCTGAGGCTACTATGATGTTTTTGAGTTTGCTTCAGGTTTTATCAGTAGTAGCTATCGTATACGGTGCATTTGTAACGCTAAAACAGACAGATCTTAAAAGGCTTATTGCATATTCCTCTGTTTCTCATATGGGATTTGTAACTCTTGGCTTATTTACACTTACTCAAATAGGGATGCTTGGCGGGATTTTGCAGATGATAAATCACGGAATTGTAACGGGTGCTTTGTTTTGCCTGGTTGGTATGATTTATGAAAGAACCCATACAAGACAGATCGCTGACTATGGTGGCTTAAAGCCTACCTTGCCTATATTTATTTTGTTTTATACATTTTTTACTCTTGCTGCAATTGGGCTCCCTGGAACTAACTCGTTTATGGGGGAGTTTTTGATTCTTTGTGGCGCATTTCTTAGATTTATACCGCTAGGAGCTTTTGCAGTTTTGGGGATAATTCTTGGAACAACTTATATGATATGGCTTTACTATAGGGTTGCATATGGTAACTTGAACGAAAAAATTAAGGATTTGATATATGATCTTGGACCAAGAGAAATATTGACATTGGTTCCACTGCTTTTGCTGGTACTATATATAGGTTTTCAGCCAGGTGTATTTACCTCTTATATGCAATCTTCTGTATCGCATTTGATAGCTACAAAATTTAGTTCTTCTATGATAGCTCACACTACTTTACCCTTAGTGGGGTGGTTAAGATGA
- the nuoH gene encoding NADH-quinone oxidoreductase subunit NuoH: protein MLLDVVILIVKVAIVLGVLLLHVAYAVYFERKILGHIQARLGPTEVGPLGLFQPFADLIKLFFKEDNIPFGADKVLFTIAPVIVVTCVMTSFSVIPYAAGWVLANINVGLLLILAMGSLGVYGIIIAGYSSNSKYAFLGSLRSSAQIISYEIPMGVALLAVLIMSGSLNLSDIVYAQEKLPWGMFIFPQIIGFFVFLVCAFAETNRTPFDLPEAETELVAGYLTEYSGFRWGLFFLAEYSAMYVMSSMLTICFLGGWTLPPFLTSLLPFLNLVPGIVWFLLKVYFFMFFYIWVRGTVPRYRFDQLLKIGWKFLLPLSLTNLFIIMIIKKVFLP, encoded by the coding sequence ATGCTGTTAGATGTTGTTATTTTAATTGTCAAAGTTGCGATAGTTTTGGGGGTTTTGTTACTACACGTTGCTTATGCAGTATATTTTGAAAGAAAAATTTTGGGACATATTCAAGCAAGGCTTGGACCTACTGAAGTTGGTCCTTTAGGCCTGTTTCAACCGTTTGCAGATCTTATAAAACTCTTTTTTAAGGAAGACAATATTCCATTTGGAGCCGATAAAGTTTTGTTTACAATTGCTCCTGTAATAGTGGTTACCTGTGTAATGACATCTTTTTCAGTCATTCCATATGCAGCAGGTTGGGTACTGGCAAATATAAATGTAGGCTTGCTTCTTATTCTGGCTATGGGATCTCTTGGAGTATACGGAATAATTATTGCTGGATACTCTTCCAATTCGAAATATGCATTTTTAGGTTCTCTTAGATCCAGCGCCCAAATAATAAGTTATGAAATACCCATGGGCGTTGCGCTCCTTGCAGTCTTGATTATGTCTGGTTCTCTTAATCTTTCTGATATTGTTTATGCCCAAGAGAAGTTGCCCTGGGGAATGTTCATATTTCCTCAAATAATTGGTTTTTTTGTTTTTCTTGTTTGTGCTTTTGCAGAGACCAATAGAACTCCTTTTGATTTGCCTGAAGCTGAAACAGAGTTGGTTGCAGGATACCTGACTGAGTATTCTGGCTTTAGATGGGGGCTATTTTTCCTGGCAGAATATTCTGCAATGTACGTTATGTCATCAATGCTAACCATCTGTTTCCTGGGCGGTTGGACGCTTCCTCCCTTTTTAACTTCTTTGCTTCCATTTTTAAACTTGGTGCCAGGCATAGTCTGGTTTTTGCTCAAAGTTTATTTCTTTATGTTCTTCTATATATGGGTGAGAGGTACTGTGCCAAGATACAGATTCGATCAGTTACTTAAGATTGGTTGGAAGTTTCTATTGCCCCTTAGCCTAACAAACTTGTTTATTATTATGATTATAAAGAAGGTGTTCTTACCATGA
- the nuoK gene encoding NADH-quinone oxidoreductase subunit NuoK, whose product MVPLNAYLILAASIFAIGLIGFMTRRSIIMMLLCVELMLNAVNITLISLSHYMQDFMGQVIALLIIANAGAGMATGLALLINAYRLKKTVKIDLFKDMRG is encoded by the coding sequence ATGGTGCCATTAAATGCATATCTGATACTTGCTGCCAGTATTTTTGCAATAGGTTTAATTGGATTTATGACAAGGAGAAGCATTATTATGATGCTGCTTTGTGTAGAACTTATGTTAAATGCTGTAAACATAACGCTAATTTCCTTGAGCCACTATATGCAAGATTTTATGGGGCAGGTTATTGCCCTTTTGATTATTGCCAATGCAGGAGCAGGAATGGCTACTGGTCTTGCACTTTTAATAAATGCTTATAGGCTTAAGAAGACTGTAAAGATAGATCTATTCAAGGATATGAGAGGTTAG
- a CDS encoding NADH-quinone oxidoreductase subunit J: MNIPVLFFSYFALASIIISLIVITRKNYIHAVLWTLLLFVHISGIYLFLNAEFFAMIQMIVYAGAILVMLIFVIMLLNVKHEDHLSDVSSLSIPKAFLVFCVLGVLAIVLQASYLNTTGKFSIDLVNKVSDAKLLGQVFYSEANLPLIIMGVVLFVPMIAAIVLAGKRSDE, from the coding sequence ATGAACATACCAGTTTTGTTTTTTTCATACTTTGCCTTGGCTTCTATAATTATATCTTTGATTGTAATCACCAGAAAAAATTATATACATGCAGTTTTGTGGACACTTCTTTTGTTTGTTCACATCTCAGGCATATATCTTTTTTTGAATGCTGAATTCTTTGCTATGATTCAGATGATAGTATACGCTGGAGCAATCCTTGTAATGCTAATTTTTGTGATTATGCTTTTAAACGTAAAACACGAAGATCACCTTAGCGATGTAAGCTCTTTGTCAATCCCAAAGGCGTTCCTTGTTTTCTGTGTTTTAGGCGTGTTAGCAATTGTACTTCAGGCGTCGTATTTGAACACTACAGGAAAATTTTCTATAGATTTGGTAAACAAGGTCTCAGACGCTAAGCTTTTGGGACAGGTTTTTTATTCTGAGGCTAATTTGCCGCTTATTATTATGGGCGTAGTGCTTTTTGTCCCAATGATTGCCGCTATCGTCCTAGCCGGAAAAAGGAGTGATGAGTAG